The genomic segment taatgaaggaaaaacggaaagagaagataaacaaaatataaaagggctacgctgaactatatgtctttaaatattaatggaatacataaccaaattaaaaaggaagaaactactaaatttaaatgaataaatgtattccattagaaaaaataacatataggttaagaaataatattgaaatattcgaacaagtataggagccttacattaaatacaatagtgaaaacctaccggggacaaacattacctaagttgatggaaggaaaaggaaagaaaagaatggactcagtagaatttctggtgtaattttgttgaatgacaacattgtctgactggcttaatgcaacctagattgtatacctaaaatggatgagaggggggggtggggggggtggcttgggaggagggggggggggagaaaaagtcactgtatatgtgtgaaaaagaaatagtgtatatcatggctaatgtgatttatggtgtgaaaaataaaaaaataaaaaaaaatataccaataaaatgaaaacctttacagggtaatttggtatttaaaaaaaaccaaaaaaaaacagaatcatCGTTTGCTAATTACACAATAGTAGCTCCTAAAATGGTGCGAGAAcagcaacctgagtctcagtgtggacaagacaaaaaTGATTGTTGTTTTCAAGAGGATAAGGTCGACCATTCTTCATTGCACATCAATGGCTCTGTTGTGGAGAGAATAGagaccacaaagttccttggtgtgcaataTAAGgaacaacctatcctggacccacaaaccTCCTCGTTAGTCAGGGAAGTGCAGCAGCGTCTACACTTCCGAATGAGTTTGAGGAGGGCAAGACTACCAGctcccatcttgacaacttttttttttaacaggaaTACAATTGAGTGTCCTGTCTGGGTGCATTATGTGGTATGGTagttgcaaagcatcagaccagaagtccatacagaggattattaaaacagctgagaagattactggggtttccctttcttctattgatgacattcactaaGAGTGTTACTTAAATGGGGTTCAAAGATCTATTGAAGattcatccagcacacagtatccttGACcctctaccatcaagaaggaggtataaGGCCATCAAAatgaggactgccaggctgggaaataacttctacCCGAATAAATCATCCTGATATATTTTACATTATATCCTTGTGTATGTTGTTATTTTTATGTGTTCAGAGAAACGTTTCATTGGATTTccattcagatgataataaacttgaatgtgaaTCTGATCTGTTGAATGAGCATTTTAAATACTTTTGAAAATATGTACTGATCAGCCAATAAGCAGTTTGATTTGATCCATTTTAAACTGCATGAGTTATTAGCATTAGGGCTGTAAATGcaacttaaattttaaaactttttaaaattgttttttctaTCCTGAAATGGTCATGGGTTTCAAGTCATGGGATATATTGAATTCATCTTGAAAAGAAATGAGTACATTTGAATTTTTACTGGTCCAGTGTTTAAAACTCCTGGAAAATTGATTTGGTACAAGTGCAAACAAGTCAAGTAATCCTGAGTGATGATGGTTTGGACAAAGGGCAGGGAAGAGTAAAGATGTTTGAAATTTtttaattgattatttttctctctcgtCAATTAGTTCCAGAAGGCAGAATCTGATTTGGATTATATCGAGCACAAGCTGGAGTTTGAAATAAAGAAGAATCTTCCACAGAACGTAACATCACAGGTACTGAAGTTGTTTAATCCAAGCATTGGTTTTGAATTTTGCTGATTCTATTGGACCCTTTTATCTACTTTGGACTTGATTTTCTAAATTATTTTCCATCAAAAATAGTTGTCCTTGCCCTTTTACCTTAGCAAATGGCAATTCATTATAGACCTGAATACAACAAAATATGTCAGTTATTTAATAAACTGAGCAGAATTAACATGGCAGCTCTTCAGTATTTCATAAACAGCATAGCATATTTTCATAGGTTCAAGTGCATGTCTTGACAAGAAGCTATACTTTTTAATTGTAAGATATCCTGCAGCGCAAGCTTTAGCTATTTTGCTCTTTACGTTTTTAACAATCTATAATTGATAGAAAATTACAGGGCAATATTGGCTCATTTGTCCATCACTGTGCCAAATTAAACCAAATTTATCCATGCACACGAACCGTATGCCTCTGGTCCCAGCATATTCGTGTGTCTCTAAAAGCAGCTTAAATGCTTTGATTGCATCTCTTTCCACCACTATCACTGGGAGCCTGTTCCAAGCACCTATCAGtctattaataaaaaatatgtaaacaagccccccccccccccccactttaattGCATGTTATTGGTGTTTTCTTCATGGGGATTTCACTATGCAGCCTAACTAAAGTTTTGTATCAATGTCTTCCTTACACTTGTTCTCAATGCCCACCAAAGCCTTACGACAGTCTACTTGTGTGactgttttcagggagctatggagaTGGATCCCCAGATTCCTCTGTAAATCAGTGTTGTTGAGGGTTCTCCCATTAAATGTATACTTTCCCCTTGCATTTGACTCTCCAAAACACATAACCTCACTTACCTAGTTAAAGTCCCTCTGTCATTTCTTATCTGTAACTACTATATATTTTGAGGTATCCTTCGATAGCCTACATAATCTACATCTCCTCCAATCGGTGTCGTGTACAAATTTATACATAATAAACATGTATGTTTGACAATGAATGGggccccagcaccaatccctgtaggGTACCACTAGTTATGGAATAACAGCCAGAATAATGTTTGGCCATGATGTGCTTATCATCAAATTGAAAGGGAAAATTCTGTCTTTTACTGATTTTGTAGACATGTGAGATCAAAATGGATTTTTTAGTCAAAGAATGCCAGCTTAACTGGTTGGAGTTGCTGCTCTTACTATACCTGATACTTTCTTTATCTGCTTAATATAACACGTCTacctatttttaaaattgatttaattACATTGAGTTGTGGGTAACTTTCTCTGTATCTTTCACAATATTTTGCACCTTTGCTTAGGAAAATCCAGTCAAACTGCTGGAGCAACTGAGGATAATAAAATCACGGTATCGTGAATTGTGTGCAGAAGCAGATCAAATTGCCATAGAGCGTAAAGAGACCGTGGACTTCATTCGTACACAACTCGCCACAACATTGCAGTTAGTACAGAAGCTGCAGGACCAAAGTGACCTAGAGGTAAGTCTTTGTAATTTTACAAAACTTTAGATGCTGCCAGGtgaggtggtagaagcagatacaacatTTTCGAGGCATTTAGGCAGACCTATAAACAGCAGGGAAGACAGACCGTGTGTGTATAGCTgggagtaaaacaggaaagtctgcagctgTTGAGAttgttgtgcaatacacaaaaatgctggcgtAATCAACAGGTGGGATAAATTTAGATTGGGATCATGGTCAATACAGctatgggctgaaaggtctgtatCTGCACTGAGGTGTGCAGTTGTCCTCCTCTGAGCTAatgttttgttaattttttttagtgtgTTGGGTGATGAGAATCACCTCTTTGTGGTATTTTCTGTGGACCCTTGTGTTATCGCATCATCCTTACTTCAAGTTATCTTTGCTTGTTTGATGTTGAAAAACCCGTGGTGCTGTTATTAGCTTGCGATTAAACCGCAAACGACTCTTGCGTGCATAGGGATTTGCATTTAATAATTTGAATTTTTCTTGTCAGTCTTACCCCCTGAAAGAAGATGAGCAATGGGCTATGCAGAAGATCATGAAGTCAGATATTGTAATTCAGGCAGACCCATGTGAGGTAAGCTGTGGTTTTCAGCTGTGCTATTATTAATTGATAACACTTCTCTCCTCACTTATAATTATCTAATGATTAGTTTCAGGTTAACATTgcaaaattaacctttttaaaagaAGCTTTAAATTACAATGTTTTATGCAGGTAGTTTAATTGCTGTTCACTTGACTGGATTTTTTCATCTATTGTTTCATCCAAAGAGAGGGCAGCATGGtgagtgctgttacagtgccagtgacctgggttcaaatctagtgCTGATCCCAAGGAGTTTGGACATCAtcgctgtgtctgcatggattttctccaggtgctctggtttccttcaacctttcaaaaatgttagggttgtaggttaattgggcatggacttgtgggctggaagagcctgttatcgtgctgtatgtttaaatttaaaaaaaataagatatttAAAAAGACTCCAGCAGTCTAGAGCAGTTTAATGCAGAAAATTTCTTGCACCACCTCCGTATAAAAATTCAAATGAACTAATCAGTCTGGAATTTTCAGTGTCCCAGGAAgttgaatgatattgcacaggtACAGGTGGGGTGCAGAGTAATTTTTGGTGAATGGAGAAATATATGAATTGCAGATACGACAATcttgaatgaacaaagagaagctggaggggctcCGTGAGTCAGTGGGTAGAAGTAGTCAATCACGGTTCTGAGTTTGGTTATGGGTTTCTACTGAGCCTATTCATTGAATTGTGATGGTTTTCCACAGTTGCGCCACTTAGTTTTATTTGGTGTATACATTTCCTGTGGTGTGACCTCTTTCTGGAGGCAAAATGTGACTTTTATTTCTaaatctttctctttcctcccACCTCTCTCATTCCAGCAAGAACAGTTTCTTGTATCGTATTAGAGGGTTTTGAATTGGAAACTGAGTGGCTGAGCAGTTAATCCAGACTCTGGAATTGAGCGGCATTGACTGCTTGAGAGTATTCTAGATACTTCTTCCATCATGGTTCCTCCATCACAGTGGAAAGATGGGTGAATTTTCTCCTACACTATTTTCCTGATTTGTAATTGGACAGGGTTTGTGCAGCTGAATGCAGTTACCTGAAACTCAGAACAATGGAGAGGGCAATCTTAGACTGACCATGTTTTGCTGGACTATATGTAATATGatcaatattaaatttaaaagtaaCAGGGATTGCATAAAAATCACGTCAGAACATTCAACTAGTGGAAAATTGTATTTTGATCATTAATCAAGCATAAGTAATTTGTTCTTTGACAGGATCCCTGTGCAGGACCTCAAACATCACAGCAGGTGGGAGGTAGGTAGATGGGTAGAGATATTTGAGGGGGAAAAAATACTTTCCTGCAAGCTCTGCAGGGAATTTAGGCTTGGTGTATTGAATGTTCTTGGCAGCATGGAGCAGAAAATGGAACATAAACCAAATAAAATGGTGAAAAAAGTCTCCCAAAATTTTCCTGGTTATCATTTCAACACTGGAATTTGGGAGATAAGTTAGCCCCCTTTGCACTTGCTGGGGCCTTGGCTCCAACACTCACTTGAAACTCAACCTGGATCATtggaaaatttattatgataCTCTAACATCTTGAAAACAGATTAGATATGGGTGTTGcagtacaggttgaacctctatttTCCAGCACCCTGCATgttttgaatctgctgccattagtacaacttcttacagacaggactcgaaccctggtcccaattgctggcactgtaacagggttacagggttcaagtcccacgctttcaataaggagtttgtaccaatGGTGCAGATTCGaactttacagtgccaacgattgggaccggggtttgagtccTCTGATTTTTAAGGAGTTTGTGCTAATGTCCCatttgctggcgctataaaggtgttgtgctCACCGTGGTGCCCCACAGTATtacttcctgttttaagctttgttctacctttgatatgtttatgtAGGGGGCTCCCTTAGGGGTCTGTTttgtggcattttctgtggtctggcaatggccaggtcccaatgttGCCAGATTAGAGTTTCAACCTGTAGTAACATCCAATCATCTGGAAAATCTGCTCATCTGCCACTGAAGTCCTGAGTGTCTCTCATGCACTTAGCAGTGGTTTGTTATAATAAAATTCTGCAACTATTTTGCAGGTTCCTATAGGCAGCGGATTAGTAGCCAATACATCTTTTGTTTGAGGATGGAATGGTGAACTGAAAACGAGAAAAAATCCTTGCCCTTAAAAAATTCAACTGTATGATT from the Narcine bancroftii isolate sNarBan1 chromosome 14, sNarBan1.hap1, whole genome shotgun sequence genome contains:
- the ska2 gene encoding SKA complex subunit 2 isoform X3, producing MGEPPGWPPRRFEPIHDGFSSPTPTASVQLRRRRTCPCSSNRQACCIPQRANQDRNLLPPTNRKTEPASGRSNQKARYISAEKGPFIGSPSECKLFNMETAVNKLAGMFQKAESDLDYIEHKLEFEIKKNLPQNVTSQENPVKLLEQLRIIKSRYRELCAEADQIAIERKETVDFIRTQLATTLQLVQKLQDQSDLESYPLKEDEQWAMQKIMKSDIVIQADPCERGQHGECCYSASDLGSNLVLIPRSLDIIAVSAWIFSSKNSFLYRIRGF
- the ska2 gene encoding SKA complex subunit 2 isoform X2, with the protein product MGEPPGWPPRRFEPIHDGFSSPTPTASVQLRRRRTCPCSSNRQACCIPQRANQDRNLLPPTNRKTEPASGRSNQKARYISAEKGPFIGSPSECKLFNMETAVNKLAGMFQKAESDLDYIEHKLEFEIKKNLPQNVTSQENPVKLLEQLRIIKSRYRELCAEADQIAIERKETVDFIRTQLATTLQLVQKLQDQSDLESYPLKEDEQWAMQKIMKSDIVIQADPCERGQHGECCYSASDLGSNLVLIPRSLDIIAVSAWIFSRCSGFLQPFKNVRVVG
- the ska2 gene encoding SKA complex subunit 2 isoform X4 translates to MFQKAESDLDYIEHKLEFEIKKNLPQNVTSQENPVKLLEQLRIIKSRYRELCAEADQIAIERKETVDFIRTQLATTLQLVQKLQDQSDLESYPLKEDEQWAMQKIMKSDIVIQADPCEDPCAGPQTSQQVGGEFEQITEEMFTSAPKNLRQTVKLANLNTLYQQLFDHFKENRNSSALTVIQMMKLNMKATEAELKTLKALELIQLDKKGRVRLSLHHS